One stretch of Armigeres subalbatus isolate Guangzhou_Male chromosome 2, GZ_Asu_2, whole genome shotgun sequence DNA includes these proteins:
- the LOC134215079 gene encoding uncharacterized protein LOC134215079, with product MSRPTISCVKWVDFSDHMVSIFLDVYSNELYSDVTLLPSDGGQLMASRMVLSMASKFFEDIFRTALSMAPINNHTEGRTMDMVVMIPDVSFAILKHVLHFIYTGKVHMNAREMADFFEACQLFQLKGLEYANGNINGVKIAGSNIITPDHYEYEELHDSSLVDVTIAEEDAVETTGAEVDQMVSSQIDCETVFQDEEPQEVEKSEQETETINQYYEMDVSIVDFASTTTQENNDETLMVTKEDLEMAAAQSNNSDVETSGESSGLFKKRLKNVEYGDKLDEAIHTIIQGGASFRTASIQYGIPKTVLWRKAVKEPNYKADRFELPSPRKEAIEALKAGEKLLNISKRFDIPLSTLHRDKIKLYSEGALPENVILKQRDKGSDFKDRVLDAAQQCLAGVMSQSEASKFYGLPKTTIWRKIKALRASESSQLHSSGGSELIDVKPELEEVLESHDDDTMEQEEQLDADYVVMV from the exons ATGAGTCGACCGACGATATCCTGCGTGAAGTGGGTGGATTTCAGCGATCACATGGTAAGCATCTTCCTAGATGTCTATTCCAATGAACTCTACTCGGACGTGACGCTGCTCCCATCGGATGGCGGACAGCTGATGGCCAGCCGAATGGTGCTGTCCATGGCTTCCAAATTTTTTGAGGACATTTTCCGAACGGCTCTCAGCATGGCACCGATCAACAATCATACTGAAGGTCGAACGATGGATATGGTGGTCATGATTCCCGATGTGAGTTTCGCCATCCTGAAGCACGTACTGCACTTCATCTACACCGGAAAGGTTCACATGAATGCCCGGGAAATGGCGGATTTTTTCGAAGCTTGTCAGCTGTTCCAGCTGAAGGGACTCGAGTACGCGAATGGGAATATCAACGGGGTGAAGATCGCCGGATCGAACATAATCACTCCGGATCATTACGAATATGAGGAATTGCACGATTCATCGTTAGTAGATGTTACGATTGCGGAAGAGGATGCCGTGGAAACAACAGGTGCTGAAGTGGATCAGATGGTTAGTTCGCAGATTGACTGTGAAACGGTATTTCAGGATGAGGAACCGCAAGAAGTAGAAAAGAGCGAACAAGAGACGGAAACGATAAATCAGTATTACGAG ATGGATGTAAGCATAGTGGATTTTGCATCAACCACCACTCAGGAAAACAACGATGAAACGCTGATGGTAACGAAAGAAGACTTGGAGATGGCTGCAGCTCAATCGAATAACTCCGATGTGGAAACGAGTGGCGAATCTTCAGGTTTGTTCAAAAAGCGTTTGAAAAACGTTGAATATGGAGATAAGCTGGACGAGGCTATTCATACGATCATCCAGGGCGGAGCCAGTTTCCGAACAGCATCAATTCAGTATGGTATTCCCAAAACAGTGCTCTGGagaaaagctgttaaagagcctAACTATAAGGCGGATCGATTCGAGCTGCCATCGCCGCGGAAGGAAGCCATCGAAGCGCTGAAGGCGGGTGAAAAATTGTTAAACATCAGCAAACGGTTTGACATACCACTTTCGACGTTACATCGGGACAAAATAAAGCTGTACAGTGAAGGTGCCCTGCCGGAGAATGTGATACTGAAACAGCGGGACAAAGGTTCGGATTTTAAGGATCGCGTATTGGACGCGGCACAGCAGTGCTTAGCGGGCGTGATGTCCCAATCGGAAGCATCGAAGTTCTACGGACTGCCGAAGACAACCATTTGGAGGAAGATTAAAGCATTGCGAGCAAGCGAAAGCAGTCAGCTGCACAGTAGTGGTGGATCAGAACTGATTGACGTTAAACCCGAACTGGAGGAAGTTTTGGAAAGCCACGACGATGACACAATGGAACAGGAAGAACAGCTCGACGCGGATTATGTCGTGATGGTGTAG